From the genome of Natronococcus sp. CG52:
CCTGAAGCCAACGCCAGGGAGGCCGAACGCGTCGTCGAAGAACTCGGGTTCGACGCAATCAAGTTCGACCTCGACGTCCCGTCAGGCCACCAAAAGGACCGCGCGAACAGACACCTTCGGAAACCTGAGATTGAACACAAGATCGACATCGTTCGTGCCGTAACCGAACGGATCGGTACCCGAGCCGACGTCGCCTTCGACTGCCACTGGGCGTTTACCGCGAACAGCGCTCATCGCCTCGCGTCCGCCGCCGAGGAGTACGACGTCTGGTGGCTCGAAGATCCGATTCCACCAGAAAATCACGACGTTCAGCGCGAAGTGACACGGCGAACCACGACACCGATTACCGTCGGCGAAAACGTCTATCGGAAGTTCGGTCACCGCCAGCTCCTCGAAGAGCAAGCGGTCGACATCATCGCACCGGATCTTCCCCGGGTCGGCGGTATGCGCGAGACGAGAAAGATCGCCGATTTGGCGGACATGTACTATATCCCGGTCGCGATGCACAACGTCTCCTCACCGGTCGGAACAATGGCGAGCGCACAGGTCGGCGCCGCGATTCCGAACTCGCTGGCCGTCGAGTACCATGCTTATGAGGTCGAGTGGTGGAACGATCTCGTCGAAGAGGACCTCATCGAAGAGGGGTACATCGAAGTTCCCGAGCAGCCGGGTCTCGGTCTCACCCTCGACCTCGATACCGTCGAGAAGCACATGGCTGAGGGCGAAACGCTCATCGACGAGGCTTGACCTCCTCCCCGCCCAGAACAGTAATTGCGAAGTGTGCATTGGACACTACCTAAACCGGGACAAGAGCGTCTAACTGGTTGGATCTCACCCAATCCAATGCACAATACCGAACTACTGTGAAGGGCGAGGCGTTGCGCCTGCTTATTTTGTAACCGGCTTTCCAGTTCGACATGAGCTAATTCTTGAGCGGTCTCGATCGGCTAGCACACCGGGAGATACACGGCGAACCGTTCTGTATGATAGAACAACGGTTTTGTACCTGTGATCTATATCCCAAGACATGGAAAGAGATCCAAAATATCCGGTTCGCACGACGGTTCGATCATTCGAGATTATCGAGTTTCTCAAAGAGAACCACGGGGCAGGAGTAACTGAAACAGCGAAAGCGCTCGATATGAGCAAAGGAGTCGTCCACAACCACCTGAATACGCTCGAAGCGATCGAGTTCGTTGTCAAGGAGGACGAAGAGTACCGCTTGTCGTTACGATTTCTTGAGCTTGGAGAGTACCAGCGAAATCAGATGCGGCTGTACCGAATCGGTCGAGAGCAAGTAAAGGAGTTAGCTTCTGAAACCGGAGAGCTCGTCAATCTCGCGACGGAAGAGCACGGGCGGTGCGTCTACCTTTCTCTCTCGCGTGGAGAGAAGGCAGTGGAGGCAGATACGTATGCCGGTCACCGGCCTTATCTCCACAACACCGCGCTCGGCAAAGCGATACTCGCGCACCTGCCTGATACCCGAATAACGGAGATCCTCGACCACCGTGGCCTGCCGCAGTCGACAGAGCACACGATCACCGATCGAGACGTCCTCTTCGAGGAACTAGAGGCGATACGTGATCGCGGTGTGGCGTTCGACCGCCAAGAGCGTCTCTCCGGACTCCGGTGCGTCGCCGCCCCAATCAAGAAAAACGACGGAGTGGTCGCCGGCGCGATCAGCGTCTCAGGGCCAATGACGCGCATGCAAGGCGAACTGTTCGAAGAAACGCTACCGAACGCCGTTCGTAGCACCGCCAACGTCATCGAACTCAACCTAGAGTATTCGAACTGACGCT
Proteins encoded in this window:
- a CDS encoding IclR family transcriptional regulator, yielding MERDPKYPVRTTVRSFEIIEFLKENHGAGVTETAKALDMSKGVVHNHLNTLEAIEFVVKEDEEYRLSLRFLELGEYQRNQMRLYRIGREQVKELASETGELVNLATEEHGRCVYLSLSRGEKAVEADTYAGHRPYLHNTALGKAILAHLPDTRITEILDHRGLPQSTEHTITDRDVLFEELEAIRDRGVAFDRQERLSGLRCVAAPIKKNDGVVAGAISVSGPMTRMQGELFEETLPNAVRSTANVIELNLEYSN
- a CDS encoding mandelate racemase/muconate lactonizing enzyme family protein translates to MNYRNLSDPNATYTMRNLSSETMGLKNTRAGPRDLEITDIQTTIVEGNYPWTLVRVYTDAGIVGDGESYWGAGEPEIIERMSSFLIGENPTDIDRLYEHLVEKLAGEGSISGKVISAISGIEIALHDITGKALGVPAYQLLGGKYRDEVRAYCDCHAGDEADPEANAREAERVVEELGFDAIKFDLDVPSGHQKDRANRHLRKPEIEHKIDIVRAVTERIGTRADVAFDCHWAFTANSAHRLASAAEEYDVWWLEDPIPPENHDVQREVTRRTTTPITVGENVYRKFGHRQLLEEQAVDIIAPDLPRVGGMRETRKIADLADMYYIPVAMHNVSSPVGTMASAQVGAAIPNSLAVEYHAYEVEWWNDLVEEDLIEEGYIEVPEQPGLGLTLDLDTVEKHMAEGETLIDEA